One genomic region from Strix uralensis isolate ZFMK-TIS-50842 chromosome 5, bStrUra1, whole genome shotgun sequence encodes:
- the TMBIM4 gene encoding protein lifeguard 4, with product MAAAEQLYPRSSIEDDFNYGSNVASASVHIRMAFLRKVYSILSIQVLLTTVTSAIFLYSSGVQAFVHERPALLLISGFVSLAIIVALTLYRHQHPVNLYLLFGFTLLEALTVAITVSLYDVCIVLQAFILTSAVFLGLTAYTLQSKRDFSKFGAGLFACLWILIFSGFLRLFFYNETIELVFAAAGALLFCGFIIYDTHLLMHKLSPEEYILAAINLYLDIINLFLHLLRLLEAFNKK from the exons atggcggcggcggAGCAGCTCTACCCGCGGAGCTCCATCGAAGATGACTTCAACTATGGCAGCAACGTGGCCTCGGCCAGCGTCCACATCCGCATGG CTTTTCTACGGAAAGTCTACAGCATTCTTTCCATTCAAGTTCTTTTGACCACAGTCACGTCTGCAATTTTTCTGTACTCTAGTGGAGTGCAGGCATTTGTTCATGAAAG GCCTGCCTTGCTTTTGATATCTGGGTTTGTATCTTTGGCTATAATTGTGGCACTGACCCTCTACAGACACCAGCATCCTGTTAATTTATACCTGCTTTTTGGATTT ACCTTGCTGGAAGCACTGACAGTTGCTATTACAG TGAGTTTGTATGATGTGTGCATCGTCTTGCAAGCCTTTATTCTTACTAGTGCTGTATTTCTTGGACTGACTGCATATACCTTGCAGTCAAAGAGAGACTTCAGCAAATTTGGAGCAGG cctctttgcTTGTTTGTGGATTTTAATCTTCTCAGGTTTCTTGAGG CTGTTTTTCTACAATGAGACAATAGAGTTGGtgtttgctgctgcaggagctcttcTGTTCTGTGGATTTATTATTTATGACACTCATTTGCTGATGCACAAATTATCCCCTGAAGAGTACATACTGGCTGCAATCAATCTCTACTTGGACATCATCAATCTGTTCTTACACCTGCTGCGTTTACTGGaggcatttaataaaaaatag
- the LLPH gene encoding protein LLP homolog, translating into MAKSLRSKWRRKMRAEKRKKNAPKELERLKKILGTSADVVMEEVKEVATVLPPKKVLEQGDDCKMDIDNKRNKKTLLDQHGQYPIWMNSRQRKKLKAQRVKGKKKSKLAKGLAW; encoded by the exons ATGGCGAAGAGCCTGAGGAGCaaatggaggaggaagatgcGGGcggagaagaggaaaaagaacgCGCCCAAGGAGCTGGAGAGGCTGAAGAAGATCCTCGGAACCAGCGCGGATGTCGTCATGGAGGAGGTCAAGGAGGTGGCGACCGTGCTGCCCCCCAAGAAGGTCCTCGAGCAGGGGG ATGACTGCAAAATGGACATAGATAATAAACGAAACAAGAAAACGCTTCTGGACCAGCATGGACAGTACCCAATATGGATGAATTCCAGGCAGAGAAAGAAGCTGAAGGCACAGCgtgttaaagggaaaaaaaaatcaaaactagcCAAAGGCCTAGCCTGGTAA